Genomic window (Bradyrhizobium sp. 186):
CCTGCTTGGCGAAGACGTAGCGCGCCTTCGGGAAGGTCGGCACCCAGCGGCCGTTCTCGAGCCGCGTGTTCCAGCCGACGTGATCGACGTGGAGATGCGTGCACATCACGAAGTCGATGTCGTCAACGGAAAAGCCGGCGCCGGCGAGCCCGCGCAGATAGGTGTCGTCCGTCTTCATGTTCCATTTCGGCCGCTGCGGCCGCGGCTTGTCGTTGCCGATGCAGCTGTCGACCAGGATGGTGTGGTGCGGCGTCTTGATCACATAGGATTGGAAGCAGAGGATCAGCGTATCCTGCTCGTCCAGCGCTTTCGCCTTACGCATCCATGCGCGGTTCTCGGCCAGCACCTCCGGTGTCAGCCCGGGCAACATCTCCAGCGCCGGCAGGAAGGTTGTCTCCTGCTCGATGACGCGATGAATGGTAAGATCGCCGACCGAGAATTTGAGGCTCATGAGAACTCCCGCGATTTACGCAGCCGGCGGCACCGAGATTTTCACGGAGGGCCGCTCCAGCATCTTCTGGTGGAAGGCGTCGAGCTTCGGATAGGCCTTGCGCCAGCCGCAGTCGGCGAAGCGGAAATCGGCATAGCCGAGCACGCAGACGAGGCCGATTTGCGAGATGTCGAACGGCCCGTTGAGGACATCAGGCATGCTCTCGAAGCGCGCCATTCCGGTCCAGGCCCGGTTCCAGTGGTCGTCCGACCACGCCTGCCATTGCAGGCCTTGCGGCCGCACCATCTTCTCGTAGCGGCAGAGCAGCATGGAATCGAGCATGCCGTTGATCAGGGAGTGGTTGGTCTTGGCCTTCCAGCGCCGCGGACCGTAATCCGGGATCAGGCTGCCGCCGACCATCTCGTTGAGATATTCGACGATGACGTAGGAATCGAGGATCACGTCACCGTCATTGGTGATCAGCACCGGCAGCTTCTTCAACGGCGTGATGCGCGAATAGTCCTCGTTGGCCTGCCCCGGTGCAACGGTCGCGGGCGTGAATTCGATCTTGTCGATCAGCCCGAGCTCGATCGCAGCGATGCGCACCTTGCGCGCGAAGGGTGAGGCGGCGGAGAAGGTGAGTTTCATTTCAAGTATCCGTCAATGAACCG
Coding sequences:
- a CDS encoding MBL fold metallo-hydrolase codes for the protein MSLKFSVGDLTIHRVIEQETTFLPALEMLPGLTPEVLAENRAWMRKAKALDEQDTLILCFQSYVIKTPHHTILVDSCIGNDKPRPQRPKWNMKTDDTYLRGLAGAGFSVDDIDFVMCTHLHVDHVGWNTRLENGRWVPTFPKARYVFAKQEFDHWSAQNAKAEVPPFVDSVLPVVEAKRHEIVGNDHQIGDHVRILPTPGHTPGHVAFTFGRGKDDAVFSGDLMHSPIQTLYPEMSVKFDVDQARAATTRRSFLERYCDTDTLCCTAHFPSPSVGKIKRKGNGFVCAAA
- a CDS encoding glutathione S-transferase family protein is translated as MKLTFSAASPFARKVRIAAIELGLIDKIEFTPATVAPGQANEDYSRITPLKKLPVLITNDGDVILDSYVIVEYLNEMVGGSLIPDYGPRRWKAKTNHSLINGMLDSMLLCRYEKMVRPQGLQWQAWSDDHWNRAWTGMARFESMPDVLNGPFDISQIGLVCVLGYADFRFADCGWRKAYPKLDAFHQKMLERPSVKISVPPAA